A window from Felis catus isolate Fca126 chromosome B1, F.catus_Fca126_mat1.0, whole genome shotgun sequence encodes these proteins:
- the LOC102902661 gene encoding LOW QUALITY PROTEIN: ragulator complex protein LAMTOR3-like (The sequence of the model RefSeq protein was modified relative to this genomic sequence to represent the inferred CDS: deleted 1 base in 1 codon; substituted 1 base at 1 genomic stop codon), which translates to MVDDLKXLLYKKSSGVEELHAIVVSHKDEVPVIKVANDNAPEHALRPGFLTTFALPTNQRSKLGLPKSESIICYCNTYWVVQVNCLLLVVSFTASSNANTGLIVNLEKELAPLFEELRQLVDVNLAVVLMYTLTFLITDIYQSSNLYRP; encoded by the exons ATGGTAGATGACCTAAAGTGATTGTTGTATAAAAAATCATCAGGT GTTGAAGAGCTCCATGCTATTGTTGTGTCACATAAAGATGAAGTGCCTGTTATTAAAGTGGCCAATGATAATGCTCCAGAGCATGCTTTGAGACCTGGTTTCTTAACTACTTTTGCTCTTCCAACAAACCAAAGGAGCAAACTTGGACTTCCAAAAAGTGAAAGTATCATCTGTTACTGTAACACCTACTGGGTGGTTCAAGTCAATTGTTTACTTTTGGTGGTGAGTTTCACAGCCAGCAGCAATGCCAATACAGGACTAATTGTCAACCTAGAAAAGGAACTTGCTCCATTATTTGAAGAACTGAGACAGCTTGTGGACGTTAATCTGGCAGTTGTTTTGATGTACACCTTAACTTTCCTTATAACAGACATATATCAATCCAGCAATCTTTACAGACCATAA